The genomic DNA ACGAATATCCAGACGCTTTATATGGATAGAAACGACCTTGATGCACTTTCTGGCAAGCGGGTGCTGATTGTGGATGACGTCATTTCAACCGGTGAATCGCTCAATGCCCTTAAAGCCCTGGTGGAAAAGGGTAATGGCAACATTGTCGCCTGCGCCGCTGTACTAGCCGAAGGTGACGCCGCTAAGCGTGACGATATCATTTTCTTAGAGCCTCTGCCTCTGTTCCCCCGCTAAGATAATGTCGACTATATCGCACAGGATACGCCTAAAGCTATCTTGACTTTTAGTTAGGAGAATTATCTGATGAGAAGACCGTTGTTTTGGATGGGATTTGCCTTCCTTTCCTCAACTGCGGTCTTTTTGCGTTTTGAATGGGGTATCGCTGCGTTTTTATGTGTAGGCATCGCGCTGTTGGCGTTGCTTTTCTCAAACGCCCGGTTGCGCACAGGGCTAGCTCTGTTTTTTGCCTGCGCCGCCTTGGGTACGTTGTTCAGTGCGCTATATACCACAGGAATTCGTCATTATCTCTCCCCGGTGCTGGCTGTAAGCGATCACCCAGTGGAAGTGATTTTGACCATTACTGAACGACAGGCACGCGGTAATTACTGCCGATGGCAGGGCAAAGGTACCGTTATTGCAAACGGTGTTTCGCGAACCTATACCGTAAATTTAAGCGGGTATACTGAGGAAGAGTCCGCTATTGGAGATGTGCTACGCTGTACCGCCAAAATTGAACAGCCTTTTTCTGGCGATATGCTGCGCTGCCGACTGGTCACGCTGCTGCCCCCGGCGGAAAATTCGCCCCATCCTTTCACCCACCTTCGACTACGCTGGCAGCAGGCGCTCTCAAACCAGGCGGGCGCGTTATCCGAAGATACACGGATATCTGGGGTGCTGTCGGCCATCCTTACCGGTGATCGTTCAAGGCTACCTAATAATGTCACCGCCGATTTTCGCGGCAGTGGATTATCGCATATTTTGGTGGTCTCTGGCCTACATCTGATTCTGGTCAGTCGCTTGGTGGGAATACTACTGTTGCGCGTCAGTACACCCCGGTATGCCGGCTTGTTGTCGCTGATCTTTTGCTGGCTGTTTGCGGCGGTCAGCGGACTTGGCAGCTCGGTTATTCGCGCCGCCGTCATGCTGACGCTGGTACATCTTGCAGAATTATTCAACCGCCACAGCGACACGCTAACCTCTTTGATGGTAGCGGCACTTCTAATGGGGCTACAAAATCCCTATACCCTTCTTTCAGTATCATTTTTGCTCTCGTTCGGTGCGGTGGCAGGGCTTGCTGTGCTTGAAAAACCGATTTTCAACACCTTGCAGGGAAAAAAGCTCCGTAGTGGTGTAACGACGCATCTGCTGCAAAGCCTTTCGGTCGGAATTGCGGCTCAAGCGGGTGCCGCGCCGGTACTGGTCTGGTTTTTCGGTTTGATTCCGCTATTAGGGCTTATTGCAAACCTTGCAGCAGTCTGGCTAATCGAACCTATCATGTTACTGGGGCTCACCGCACTGACGCTCAGTTTTGTGTCGCCCCTGCTGGGGGGCATTATCGCGCTGCCCTGCAATGCTCTGTTGCGTCTGCTTCTTTTAATCGCGCGGGTATTTTCACGCTTACCGGGCGCACAGCTCGGCTTCACCGAGCGCTGGCAGACCGCGTGGTTGTTCGGCAGTTTGTTCCTTGTGGTGTTGGTGTTCACCAAACGTCCTCGTGCGCCGGTGGGTCGCTTTGCAGCACTGGGATGTCTTGCTGTCGGACTGACAGCCTCGGTACTGTTTGCAACCATGAACAGCAACCGCGCAGACATTATTCTGTTTAAAAACAGTGGCGCCGCTG from Oscillospiraceae bacterium MB24-C1 includes the following:
- a CDS encoding ComEC/Rec2 family competence protein; translated protein: MRRPLFWMGFAFLSSTAVFLRFEWGIAAFLCVGIALLALLFSNARLRTGLALFFACAALGTLFSALYTTGIRHYLSPVLAVSDHPVEVILTITERQARGNYCRWQGKGTVIANGVSRTYTVNLSGYTEEESAIGDVLRCTAKIEQPFSGDMLRCRLVTLLPPAENSPHPFTHLRLRWQQALSNQAGALSEDTRISGVLSAILTGDRSRLPNNVTADFRGSGLSHILVVSGLHLILVSRLVGILLLRVSTPRYAGLLSLIFCWLFAAVSGLGSSVIRAAVMLTLVHLAELFNRHSDTLTSLMVAALLMGLQNPYTLLSVSFLLSFGAVAGLAVLEKPIFNTLQGKKLRSGVTTHLLQSLSVGIAAQAGAAPVLVWFFGLIPLLGLIANLAAVWLIEPIMLLGLTALTLSFVSPLLGGIIALPCNALLRLLLLIARVFSRLPGAQLGFTERWQTAWLFGSLFLVVLVFTKRPRAPVGRFAALGCLAVGLTASVLFATMNSNRADIILFKNSGAAVICGSRAVLFGSPQNGYALQEIQTAFERSGVKSLDAIVIDSADQATYHTAALALDYPSTVLCSPPSRAAVTFSHAAGLPLRNLPQDALLYGAVRYHKSDSEITLTFSEAELLKTGGNCVIIGKYAELEPFSASVLRARAKL